A single window of Schistosoma mansoni strain Puerto Rico chromosome 7, complete genome DNA harbors:
- a CDS encoding putative cysteine dioxygenase has translation MSSTELTIMKQSNNNNINLYQSNHKYQLPKINTLNDLIKTIRIIFNQDHIDINEVSTILKDFECDFSEWKKYLFFNKTKYTRNLIDEGNGKYNLLLLCWSEEQGTGIHDHAGADCFVKIIKGQIKETIYDWPKHFNPENSYNSTDETNFPLVVKSVNVPKPGEVTYMHDKVGIHRLHNPSKTETAITLHLYCPPYTESMNFEESTSRTNKVNVIIHSKYGKCIV, from the exons ATGAGTAGTACTGAATTAACCATAATgaaacaatcaaataataataatattaatctaTATCAATCAAATCATAAATATCAATTACCAAAGATTAATACATTGAATGATTTAATTAAAACTATCAGAATCATCTTTAATCAAGATCATattgatattaatgaagttaGTACAATATTAAAAGATTTTGAATGTGATTTTTCAGAatggaaaaaatatttattttttaataaaacaaa atacACACGTAATTTAATAGATGAAGGCAATGGAAAGTataatcttttattattatgcTGGAGTGAAGAACAAGGTACAGGAATACATGATCATGCTGGAGCTGATTGTTTTGTCAAAATTATAAAAG GTCAAATAAAAGAAACTATTTACGATTGGCCTAAACACTTCAATCCAGAAAATTCATATAACTCCACCGATGAAACTAATTTTCCATTAGTGGTAAAATCAGTGAATGTACCGAAACCTGGTGAAGTCACTTACATGCATG aTAAGGTTGGAATACATCGTTTACATAATCCAAGTAAAACAGAGACTGCTATTACATTACACTTGTACTGTCCACCTTATACAGAATCTATGAATTttgaagagtctacttcaaggACAAATAAAGTGAATGTGATAATTCATAGTAAATATGGTAAATGTATCgtgtaa